Proteins encoded in a region of the Devosia sp. RR2S18 genome:
- a CDS encoding ABC transporter permease, with protein MQVFIRRYGTLVGFAAIIVFFSIMLPNTFPTARNWLNITQQVSMLMVVAAGMTIVMVMGDFDLSVGSMASLAGIVAALAMAADQPVWIALLLALAIGLLGGVFNGAMVSLVGILPFIATLATMTMFSGIAFVVSGGRTISGRSIPEAFGNFARGGVSLGEWGGVAISLPNLSIIAIVVVLAVWILLEQTTLGRRLYAIGGNMEAAHLSGIAVKRLRLTAFALTGLAAAAGGLMYASRVASANPVQGSGLMLNAIAAVFLGTTMARHGEPRILATVVGVLVLGVLDNGLTQMSVDSYVRQVLVGGLILLAVAASSLSLNRR; from the coding sequence ATGCAGGTTTTCATCCGCCGTTACGGCACGCTTGTCGGCTTTGCAGCAATCATCGTCTTTTTCTCGATCATGCTGCCGAACACCTTTCCCACGGCGCGCAACTGGCTGAACATCACCCAGCAGGTGTCCATGCTCATGGTCGTGGCTGCGGGCATGACCATTGTGATGGTGATGGGCGACTTCGATCTCAGTGTCGGCTCCATGGCGAGCCTGGCGGGCATCGTGGCAGCTCTGGCCATGGCGGCCGACCAGCCGGTCTGGATCGCCCTGCTGCTGGCCCTGGCGATTGGCCTGCTCGGCGGCGTTTTCAACGGCGCCATGGTCAGCCTGGTCGGTATCCTACCCTTTATAGCGACCCTAGCCACCATGACCATGTTCTCCGGCATCGCTTTTGTGGTCAGCGGTGGCAGGACCATTTCGGGTCGGTCCATCCCCGAGGCGTTCGGCAATTTTGCCCGTGGCGGGGTGTCGCTTGGCGAGTGGGGCGGGGTGGCGATAAGCCTACCCAACCTCTCGATTATCGCCATTGTGGTCGTGCTGGCGGTTTGGATCCTGCTGGAGCAGACGACGCTGGGTCGGCGGCTTTATGCCATCGGGGGCAATATGGAGGCCGCCCATTTGAGCGGAATTGCCGTCAAGCGGCTGCGGCTGACCGCCTTTGCCCTGACCGGCCTCGCGGCGGCAGCCGGTGGCCTTATGTACGCCAGCCGCGTTGCTTCGGCGAATCCGGTGCAGGGGAGCGGGCTCATGCTCAACGCCATCGCCGCGGTCTTTCTCGGAACTACCATGGCACGCCACGGCGAACCGAGGATCCTCGCCACCGTGGTGGGGGTGCTTGTCCTTGGGGTGCTCGACAATGGCCTCACTCAGATGAGTGTGGACAGCTATGTGCGTCAGGTCCTAGTGGGCGGGTTGATCCTGCTTGCGGTTGCCGCAAGCTCCTTGTCGCTGAATAGGCGATAG
- a CDS encoding sugar ABC transporter ATP-binding protein produces MVPPTPLLSATGVSKSYAGVPALRGADLVISRGEIHALMGENGAGKSTLIKILAGVVTPDTAQIAVDGSPVHINSTKTAYRLGLRFIHQEFNVVSTLSVAENILMGRRYPQRAGVLVDWRQLNAAAGRALERLGIDHIDPKTTLGALSLGDQMLVRISAALLEDARLYVMDEPTAALTRDESERLFGVLREIRAIGSSVLYVSHRLDEIMALCDRATVLRDGRSIDSGRMAEITHDDLVAVMIGRTVAEAYPKPIAPPASQQAFGAEGLRAENIGPLDFAVRKGEILGIAGLSGSGQTELIRTLLGDLRPSGGRMAVDGAAYSPHRPAAAWQAGVAYVPRERRGQGLVMARPIYENITLAHLKRHSVLGTWLTPRREQRLADDIGRAIRLKASGPRQPVLELSGGNQQKVVFGRALAGSPKLLLLEEPTRGVDIGARYDIYSMLRELTARGTAIILVSSDLPEILALSDRIGVMRQGRFTTITAAAGLAEGTLINLCYGRNSTIGVS; encoded by the coding sequence ATGGTCCCTCCCACTCCGCTTCTTTCCGCCACCGGGGTCAGCAAGTCCTATGCGGGTGTGCCGGCGCTTCGTGGCGCCGATCTGGTCATTTCACGGGGTGAAATCCACGCCCTGATGGGCGAGAACGGCGCCGGCAAGTCCACCCTGATCAAGATTCTGGCCGGAGTGGTTACCCCCGATACTGCCCAGATTGCGGTCGATGGTTCGCCGGTTCACATCAATAGCACCAAGACCGCCTATCGCCTGGGCCTGCGCTTCATCCACCAGGAGTTCAACGTTGTTTCGACCCTCTCGGTGGCCGAGAACATCCTCATGGGGCGACGCTATCCCCAGCGGGCGGGTGTTCTGGTCGACTGGCGCCAGCTCAATGCCGCGGCGGGACGCGCATTGGAGCGGCTGGGCATCGATCACATCGATCCTAAAACAACTTTGGGGGCGTTGTCGCTGGGCGACCAGATGCTGGTACGCATCTCTGCCGCGCTGCTTGAGGACGCCCGGCTTTATGTGATGGACGAGCCGACGGCCGCGCTGACGCGGGACGAGAGTGAACGCCTGTTCGGGGTTTTGCGGGAAATCCGGGCCATCGGCAGCTCGGTGCTCTATGTGTCCCACCGGCTGGACGAGATCATGGCTCTGTGCGATCGGGCCACGGTGCTGCGGGATGGCCGTTCCATCGACAGTGGACGCATGGCCGAGATCACCCATGACGACCTGGTCGCCGTGATGATCGGTCGCACGGTGGCGGAAGCCTATCCCAAGCCGATCGCCCCTCCCGCAAGTCAGCAGGCCTTCGGCGCCGAAGGACTGCGGGCGGAGAACATCGGCCCACTCGATTTCGCTGTCCGGAAAGGCGAGATCCTGGGCATCGCCGGACTGTCCGGGTCGGGTCAGACCGAACTGATCCGCACGCTTCTTGGTGACCTTCGGCCCAGTGGCGGTCGCATGGCCGTTGACGGCGCAGCCTACAGTCCCCATCGCCCAGCCGCGGCCTGGCAGGCCGGGGTTGCCTATGTTCCACGCGAACGCCGTGGCCAGGGATTGGTGATGGCGCGTCCCATCTACGAAAACATCACCCTTGCCCATCTCAAGCGCCACAGCGTTCTGGGCACCTGGCTGACACCACGACGGGAGCAGCGTCTCGCCGATGACATTGGCCGCGCCATTCGGCTCAAGGCGTCGGGGCCGCGGCAGCCGGTCCTGGAACTGAGCGGCGGCAATCAGCAGAAAGTCGTCTTTGGTCGGGCCTTGGCCGGATCTCCTAAACTGCTCCTGCTCGAGGAGCCAACGCGCGGTGTCGATATAGGGGCCAGGTACGATATCTACTCCATGCTGAGAGAACTCACTGCCCGGGGGACGGCAATCATTCTGGTGTCTTCGGACTTGCCGGAAATTCTGGCGCTCAGCGACCGCATCGGGGTGATGCGGCAGGGCCGCTTTACAACGATCACCGCGGCGGCAGGTCTGGCGGAGGGGACCCTCATCAATCTGTGCTACGGCCGTAATTCAACCATCGGGGTCTCCTGA
- a CDS encoding substrate-binding domain-containing protein, translating to MPANIKLVVSTLVIGVTMLPIGAAYAQSRVAIVTPYMAQPGTQFYVEAFEEVAAEKGWEVNVIDTAGDVAAVIARIEDLVVQDVDAIVINVDPSQVTAGLQTARDNEIPVFGMDAGSDPLLVTNVTSNGYAMAAETSAYVANRINGEGNVVMFVFDAFPPVQVRGVVADAVFGNYPDITVLDSVTPDVADGGIADSRAKMEAILAANPEPGSIKAVWAAWDQPALGALQAIEAAGREGEGIVITGIDANPQAREAVAAGGNFEATVAQDFAGIGTATADAVARYLDGEEIRQSVIYVPTKLITVANANQ from the coding sequence TTGCCTGCCAACATCAAACTAGTCGTTTCGACTCTGGTCATCGGGGTTACCATGCTCCCGATCGGTGCTGCCTATGCCCAGTCGAGGGTGGCGATTGTCACACCCTACATGGCCCAGCCCGGAACTCAGTTCTACGTTGAGGCTTTCGAGGAAGTTGCGGCTGAAAAGGGGTGGGAGGTCAATGTTATCGACACTGCCGGTGATGTGGCTGCCGTTATTGCCCGCATCGAGGACCTGGTCGTCCAGGATGTCGACGCCATCGTCATCAATGTGGATCCCTCGCAGGTGACGGCGGGTCTGCAGACCGCGCGCGATAATGAAATTCCGGTGTTCGGCATGGATGCCGGTTCCGATCCGTTGCTGGTCACCAATGTCACCAGCAACGGCTATGCCATGGCCGCTGAGACCTCAGCCTACGTTGCCAATCGCATCAATGGCGAGGGCAATGTGGTGATGTTCGTCTTTGATGCTTTCCCCCCGGTGCAGGTCCGCGGGGTAGTCGCCGATGCCGTTTTTGGCAATTATCCCGACATCACCGTTCTCGACAGCGTTACGCCCGACGTTGCTGATGGCGGCATTGCCGACAGTCGCGCCAAGATGGAAGCGATCCTTGCCGCCAATCCCGAGCCCGGCAGCATCAAGGCCGTCTGGGCTGCATGGGACCAGCCGGCGCTCGGCGCCTTGCAGGCTATCGAGGCGGCAGGCCGTGAAGGAGAAGGCATCGTCATCACCGGCATCGACGCCAATCCCCAGGCCCGGGAGGCCGTGGCGGCTGGCGGGAATTTCGAGGCGACTGTTGCCCAGGATTTTGCCGGGATCGGCACCGCAACGGCGGACGCGGTTGCCCGCTACCTCGACGGTGAAGAAATCCGGCAATCGGTGATTTACGTGCCCACCAAGCTGATCACCGTCGCCAACGCAAACCAATAG
- a CDS encoding xylulokinase: MNFTLIGIDVGTTATKATLIDAQGRELASFSRPHGTDRSGPGKAEQSAGVWMQSVLAALQHFADHADLSNLAGIGLTSQVNTHLFVDSAGAPLRPAITWQDTRSAADAAHLDHAVTAEQKTAWFGGPVPIDASHALSRMAFMARTEPERWARTRHVLLPKDFCAFQLTGELASDPVSATGLVDSKGSYVNALLELVPGARQRLPPLFPFHHAVGRVKAGLPCAGTPVMVGAMDAWAGMFGCGVIEEGDMMYQSGTSEVAGIVSSQVVPTPGVILFPPYQGIRMHAAPTQAGGASIAWLSALLGRSPQDLSLLAERLNRSETIPFFLPHLAGERAPVWDAASRGVFARLDESAGPGHLAHAVMEGVAHSVRWAFAALEKSADLPLGNVRIGGGGSRSNVWCQIRADVLGTGMQRAAVPAAAALGAAIIAGVGCGAFSSLTNAVRQLVQYDREFLPDAGRIEYYKERHGHFLALYESIAPFNQRF, encoded by the coding sequence GTGAATTTCACTTTGATCGGTATCGATGTGGGGACAACAGCCACCAAGGCGACCCTGATCGATGCACAGGGCCGAGAACTCGCCAGCTTCAGCCGTCCGCACGGTACCGATCGGTCCGGTCCGGGCAAGGCCGAGCAGTCCGCCGGCGTCTGGATGCAAAGCGTTCTGGCGGCACTGCAGCACTTTGCCGATCATGCCGACCTGTCGAACCTTGCCGGCATCGGGCTCACCTCGCAGGTCAACACCCATCTATTTGTCGACAGCGCAGGCGCACCTCTGCGCCCGGCCATTACCTGGCAGGACACCCGATCTGCAGCAGATGCAGCACACCTCGATCATGCGGTCACCGCCGAACAGAAGACCGCCTGGTTCGGCGGCCCTGTCCCCATTGATGCCAGCCATGCCCTGTCGCGCATGGCTTTCATGGCTCGCACCGAGCCCGAGAGATGGGCGAGAACTCGGCACGTGCTCTTGCCCAAGGACTTCTGTGCCTTTCAGCTGACCGGCGAGCTGGCTTCCGATCCGGTGTCGGCGACCGGGCTCGTCGATAGCAAGGGAAGTTACGTCAATGCCCTGCTCGAGCTCGTTCCCGGGGCCAGGCAACGCCTACCCCCGCTGTTCCCCTTCCATCATGCTGTGGGTCGCGTCAAAGCGGGGCTGCCGTGTGCGGGCACGCCCGTCATGGTGGGGGCAATGGACGCCTGGGCCGGCATGTTCGGGTGCGGAGTGATCGAGGAAGGGGACATGATGTACCAGTCCGGCACCAGCGAGGTTGCCGGGATCGTATCGTCCCAGGTCGTACCAACGCCGGGCGTGATCCTGTTTCCGCCTTATCAGGGCATTCGCATGCATGCCGCCCCGACGCAGGCCGGCGGTGCCTCGATAGCCTGGCTGTCCGCTCTCTTGGGACGGTCGCCGCAGGACCTTTCCCTTTTGGCTGAAAGGCTGAACCGCTCCGAGACGATCCCCTTCTTTCTGCCGCACCTGGCCGGCGAGCGGGCACCGGTCTGGGATGCGGCGTCGCGCGGCGTCTTTGCGCGGCTCGATGAGAGTGCGGGTCCGGGACATCTGGCCCATGCAGTGATGGAGGGCGTTGCGCACTCGGTTCGCTGGGCCTTCGCAGCACTCGAAAAATCGGCTGACCTGCCGCTGGGGAACGTACGGATCGGCGGCGGCGGCTCGCGATCCAACGTCTGGTGCCAGATACGCGCTGACGTATTGGGGACGGGAATGCAACGAGCTGCGGTGCCTGCTGCAGCTGCTCTGGGCGCGGCGATCATTGCCGGCGTGGGATGCGGTGCGTTTAGCTCACTTACCAATGCCGTTCGGCAACTGGTGCAGTATGACCGCGAGTTTCTACCAGATGCCGGCAGAATTGAGTACTACAAGGAGCGGCACGGACATTTCCTTGCTCTATATGAAAGCATAGCACCGTTCAATCAGCGCTTCTGA